A single region of the Streptomyces sp. NBC_00425 genome encodes:
- a CDS encoding acetyl-CoA C-acetyltransferase, which produces MAEAYIVEAVRTPVGRRGGGLSGVHPADLGAHVLKELVARSGVDPAAVEDVVFGCLDTVGPQAGDIARTCWLAAGLPEEVPGVTVDRQCGSSQQAVHFAAQGVLSGTQDLVVAGGVQNMSQIPIAFATRQAAEPLGFTQGPFAGSEGWRARYGDRPVNQFAGAEMIAAKWGISRQDQEEFALRSHLRAVRAIDEGRFTRETVAHRDVTTDEGPRRDTSLEKMAALKPVIDGGTVTAACSSQVSDGAAALLLASEDAVREHGLRPRARVHHLSVRGEDPIRMLTAPIPATAHALKKTGLTIDDLDLVEINEAFAPVVLAWLKETGADPEKVNVNGGAIALGHPLGATGAKLMTTLLHELERTGGRFGLQTMCEGGGQANVTIIERL; this is translated from the coding sequence ATGGCCGAGGCCTACATCGTCGAAGCGGTCCGTACGCCCGTCGGGCGGCGGGGGGGAGGTCTGTCCGGCGTGCACCCGGCGGATCTCGGCGCGCACGTCCTGAAGGAGCTCGTCGCCCGTTCGGGCGTGGACCCGGCGGCCGTCGAGGACGTCGTCTTCGGCTGTCTGGACACCGTCGGACCGCAGGCCGGGGACATCGCGCGGACCTGCTGGCTGGCCGCCGGGCTCCCCGAGGAGGTGCCGGGCGTGACCGTCGACCGGCAGTGCGGCTCCTCGCAGCAGGCCGTGCACTTCGCCGCCCAGGGCGTGCTGTCCGGCACCCAGGACCTGGTCGTCGCGGGCGGTGTGCAGAACATGTCGCAGATCCCGATCGCCTTCGCCACCCGGCAGGCCGCCGAACCGCTCGGCTTCACCCAGGGCCCGTTCGCCGGCAGCGAGGGCTGGCGGGCACGGTACGGGGACCGGCCCGTCAACCAGTTCGCCGGCGCCGAGATGATCGCCGCCAAGTGGGGCATCAGCCGGCAGGACCAGGAGGAGTTCGCCCTGCGCTCCCACCTGCGGGCGGTACGCGCGATCGACGAGGGCCGCTTCACGCGCGAGACCGTCGCCCACCGGGACGTGACGACCGACGAGGGGCCGCGCCGGGACACCTCCCTGGAGAAGATGGCCGCGCTGAAGCCCGTCATCGACGGCGGCACCGTGACCGCCGCCTGCTCCTCGCAGGTCTCCGACGGCGCGGCCGCGCTGCTGCTGGCCTCCGAGGACGCCGTCCGCGAGCACGGGCTACGGCCGCGGGCCCGCGTCCACCATCTCTCGGTGCGCGGCGAGGACCCCATCCGCATGCTGACGGCCCCGATCCCGGCCACCGCGCACGCCCTGAAGAAGACCGGCCTCACGATCGACGACCTCGACCTCGTCGAGATCAACGAGGCGTTCGCGCCCGTCGTCCTGGCCTGGCTGAAGGAGACCGGCGCGGACCCGGAGAAGGTCAACGTCAACGGCGGCGCGATCGCCCTCGGCCATCCGCTCGGCGCGACCGGCGCGAAGCTGATGACCACGCTGCTGCACGAACTGGAGCGCACGGGCGGCCGGTTCGGACTGCAGACGATGTGCGAAGGCGGCGGCCAGGCCAACGTGACGATCATCGAGCGGCTCTGA
- a CDS encoding SDR family oxidoreductase translates to MTGVESPAYVPGHGLLRGRTAVVTAAAGAGIGGAVARRFLEEGARVLISDAHTRRLKAHESALAEEFGPASVAALPCDVTDEDQVRALFDAAVTAHGRLDVVVNNAGLGGTAHLADMTDEQWTRVLDVTLNGTFRCTRAALRRMRDTGGGVIVNNASVVGWRAQAGQAHYAAAKAGVMALTRCAAIEAAAYGVRVNAVSPSLAMHPHLVKVTSAELLEELTGREAFGRYAEPWEVANVIVFLASGYSSYMTGEVVSVSGQHP, encoded by the coding sequence ATGACAGGCGTCGAGAGTCCGGCATACGTGCCCGGCCACGGGCTGCTCAGGGGGCGCACCGCCGTCGTCACGGCCGCGGCCGGGGCCGGCATCGGCGGAGCCGTCGCACGGCGCTTCCTGGAGGAAGGGGCGCGCGTGCTGATCAGCGACGCCCACACCCGGCGGCTCAAGGCCCACGAGAGCGCGCTGGCCGAGGAGTTCGGGCCGGCGTCGGTGGCGGCCCTGCCCTGCGACGTCACCGACGAGGACCAGGTGCGGGCCCTGTTCGACGCCGCCGTCACCGCCCACGGCAGGTTGGACGTCGTGGTCAACAACGCCGGCCTCGGCGGCACCGCGCACCTCGCGGACATGACGGACGAACAGTGGACACGCGTCCTCGACGTCACGCTGAACGGCACCTTCCGCTGTACCCGGGCCGCCCTGCGGCGGATGCGCGACACCGGCGGCGGCGTCATCGTCAACAACGCCTCCGTCGTCGGTTGGCGCGCCCAGGCCGGACAGGCGCACTACGCCGCCGCGAAAGCGGGCGTGATGGCGCTGACCCGCTGCGCGGCGATCGAGGCCGCCGCCTACGGCGTGCGGGTCAACGCCGTCTCACCCAGCCTCGCCATGCATCCGCACCTGGTGAAGGTCACCTCCGCCGAACTACTGGAGGAGCTCACCGGACGCGAGGCCTTCGGACGGTACGCCGAGCCCTGGGAGGTCGCCAACGTGATCGTGTTCCTGGCGTCCGGCTACTCCTCGTACATGACCGGCGAAGTGGTCTCCGTCAGCGGCCAGCATCCTTAG
- a CDS encoding CoA-transferase subunit beta encodes MSRTTRAEYCVIACAEAWRGAGEILASPMGVIPSAGARLARLTFSPDLLLTDGEALIVRPDGTTEGWLPYRQHLELVTGGRRHVMMGASQIDRYGNQNISCVGDWAKPVRQLLGVRGAPVNTLNNPTSYWIPRHSRRVFVAKVDMVCGVGYDRAAGARHHRIPRVVSDLGVFDFATPDRSMRLASLHPGVSVEQVREATGFDLAVADEVPYTREPTAQELRLIREVIDPGGARAREVPA; translated from the coding sequence GTGAGCCGGACCACGCGTGCCGAGTACTGCGTGATCGCCTGCGCCGAGGCCTGGCGGGGCGCGGGCGAGATCCTGGCGAGCCCCATGGGAGTGATCCCCTCGGCCGGCGCCCGGCTCGCCCGGCTCACCTTCTCGCCGGATCTCCTGCTGACCGACGGCGAGGCGCTGATCGTGCGTCCGGACGGCACGACGGAGGGCTGGCTGCCCTACCGGCAGCACCTGGAGCTGGTCACCGGCGGCCGGCGGCACGTGATGATGGGCGCGAGCCAGATCGACCGGTACGGGAACCAGAACATCTCCTGCGTCGGCGACTGGGCGAAGCCGGTGCGGCAGCTCCTCGGGGTGCGCGGCGCACCCGTCAACACCCTGAACAATCCGACGAGTTACTGGATCCCGAGGCACTCCCGGCGGGTCTTCGTCGCGAAGGTCGACATGGTGTGCGGTGTCGGGTACGACCGTGCGGCCGGCGCCCGGCACCACCGCATCCCGCGGGTCGTCTCCGACCTCGGCGTCTTCGACTTCGCCACGCCCGACCGGTCGATGCGGCTGGCCTCGCTGCATCCCGGGGTGAGCGTCGAGCAGGTCCGGGAGGCGACGGGGTTCGATCTGGCCGTCGCGGACGAGGTGCCGTACACCCGTGAGCCGACGGCGCAGGAGCTGCGGCTGATCCGTGAGGTGATCGACCCGGGCGGCGCCCGCGCCCGGGAGGTGCCGGCCTGA
- a CDS encoding acyl-CoA dehydrogenase family protein yields MDLTHSPADEAFRAEAREWLHAHVPPEPLPSLETAEGFAAHRAWEAELASGGWSVVNWPRRYGGRECGLVRWLLFEEEYYAAGAPGRVGQNGVSLLAPTLFEHGTEEQRARVLPAMARGETVWAQAWSEPEAGSDLASLRARAVRVPGGWRLGGQKAWSSRAAFADRAFGLFRSDPGAPKPHQGLTYVMFDLRAEGVTVRPIGRLDGKPAFAELFLDEVFVPDEDVIGEPGQGWRIAMATAADERGLTLRSPGRFLAAAERLHALWRAQGSPQGARAQVADALIGARAYQLATYATASRFLGGERVGAEASLNKVFWSEYDIALHETALDLLGEEGEFADAEWSQRYVFALAGPIYAGTNEIQRDIIAEHLLGLPRGRR; encoded by the coding sequence GTGGATCTCACGCACTCCCCCGCCGACGAGGCGTTCCGCGCCGAGGCCCGGGAATGGCTGCACGCGCATGTGCCGCCCGAGCCGCTGCCCTCGCTGGAGACCGCCGAGGGCTTCGCCGCGCACCGCGCGTGGGAGGCCGAACTGGCCTCGGGCGGCTGGTCGGTGGTGAACTGGCCGCGCCGGTACGGCGGACGGGAGTGCGGCCTCGTGCGCTGGCTGCTCTTCGAGGAGGAGTACTACGCGGCGGGCGCCCCGGGCCGGGTCGGCCAGAACGGCGTGAGCCTCCTCGCGCCGACCCTGTTCGAGCACGGCACCGAGGAGCAGCGCGCGCGGGTGCTGCCCGCGATGGCGCGCGGCGAGACCGTCTGGGCGCAGGCCTGGTCGGAGCCGGAGGCCGGTTCGGACCTGGCCTCGCTGCGCGCCCGCGCGGTGCGGGTCCCCGGCGGCTGGCGGCTCGGCGGCCAGAAGGCGTGGTCCTCGCGCGCGGCCTTCGCCGACCGCGCCTTCGGCCTCTTCCGCAGTGACCCCGGGGCCCCGAAACCCCACCAAGGGCTCACCTACGTCATGTTCGACCTGCGCGCGGAGGGCGTCACCGTCCGCCCGATCGGCCGTCTCGACGGGAAGCCGGCGTTCGCCGAGCTGTTCCTGGACGAGGTGTTCGTGCCGGACGAGGACGTGATCGGCGAGCCCGGCCAGGGCTGGCGGATCGCGATGGCGACGGCGGCCGACGAACGCGGGCTGACGCTGCGCTCCCCCGGCCGCTTCCTCGCAGCGGCCGAGCGGCTGCACGCGCTCTGGCGGGCGCAGGGCAGTCCGCAGGGCGCGCGGGCACAGGTCGCCGACGCGCTGATCGGCGCCCGCGCCTACCAGTTGGCCACTTACGCGACCGCCTCCCGGTTCCTCGGCGGCGAGCGCGTCGGAGCCGAGGCGAGTCTGAACAAGGTCTTCTGGTCCGAGTACGACATCGCCCTGCACGAGACGGCGCTCGACCTCCTCGGCGAGGAGGGCGAGTTCGCCGACGCGGAGTGGTCGCAGCGGTATGTCTTCGCGCTCGCCGGACCGATCTACGCGGGCACGAACGAGATCCAGCGCGACATCATCGCCGAGCACCTGCTCGGTCTGCCGAGGGGGCGCCGGTGA
- a CDS encoding NAD(P)H-dependent flavin oxidoreductase, with translation METSFTRLVGVRHPIVQTGMGWVAGPRLVSATAQAGALGVLASATMTLDQLRSAVREVRSRTDAPFGVNLRADAADAGDRVRIIVDEGVRVASFALAPSAELIAGLKEAGVVVIPSIGARRHAEKVAAWGADAVIVQGGEGGGHTGEVATTVLLPQVVDAVDVPVVAAGGFFDGRGLAAALAYGAAGVAMGTRFLLTSDSPVPEAVKARYLAATVRDVTVTRAVDGLPHRMLRTPLVDGLEAAGRVRALLRAARHAAGFRRLSGLTWRQMVRDGLALRHGKDLAWSQVLLAANTPMLLRSAMVEGRPEAGVMAAGQVAGVIDDLPSCAELVERIMKEAQDVLTALDRLANP, from the coding sequence ATGGAGACGTCGTTCACCCGGCTGGTCGGGGTCCGTCACCCGATCGTGCAGACCGGCATGGGATGGGTGGCGGGTCCGCGGCTGGTGTCGGCCACGGCTCAGGCGGGGGCGCTCGGCGTCCTGGCCTCGGCGACGATGACCCTCGACCAGCTGCGGTCGGCGGTGCGGGAGGTGAGGTCGCGCACGGACGCGCCGTTCGGGGTCAACCTGCGGGCCGACGCGGCGGACGCCGGCGACCGGGTCCGGATCATCGTCGACGAGGGGGTGCGGGTCGCGTCGTTCGCGCTGGCCCCCTCCGCCGAGCTGATCGCCGGCCTCAAGGAGGCGGGTGTCGTCGTCATCCCGTCCATAGGGGCCCGCCGGCACGCCGAGAAGGTGGCGGCGTGGGGCGCGGACGCGGTGATCGTGCAGGGCGGTGAGGGCGGCGGCCACACCGGCGAGGTGGCGACGACGGTCCTGCTGCCGCAGGTGGTGGACGCGGTGGACGTCCCCGTCGTGGCGGCGGGCGGCTTCTTCGACGGGCGGGGGCTGGCGGCGGCGCTGGCGTACGGGGCGGCCGGCGTCGCGATGGGCACGCGGTTCCTGCTCACGTCGGACTCGCCGGTCCCGGAGGCGGTGAAGGCGCGGTATCTGGCGGCGACGGTACGGGACGTCACGGTCACCCGGGCGGTGGACGGCCTTCCGCACCGCATGCTGCGCACGCCGCTGGTCGACGGTCTGGAGGCCGCGGGCCGGGTCCGGGCGCTGCTGCGTGCGGCGCGTCACGCGGCCGGCTTCCGCAGGCTGTCGGGTCTCACCTGGCGGCAGATGGTCCGCGACGGCCTGGCGTTGCGGCACGGCAAGGACCTCGCCTGGAGTCAGGTGCTGCTGGCCGCGAACACGCCGATGCTGCTGAGGTCCGCGATGGTGGAGGGTCGCCCCGAGGCGGGTGTGATGGCCGCCGGGCAGGTCGCCGGGGTGATCGACGACCTGCCGTCGTGCGCGGAGCTGGTGGAACGGATCATGAAGGAGGCGCAGGACGTGCTGACCGCCCTGGACCGGCTCGCGAACCCCTGA
- a CDS encoding TetR/AcrR family transcriptional regulator, with the protein MPPTKPRTPPAKKKPQVTAAPARRRELLETAAEVFAEQGYNATTVRKIADHAGMLAGSLYYHFDSKESMLEEILRSFLDELWDGYDTVLAAPLGPRETLEALVTESFREIDRHRAAVAIYQKESRQLVVQERFAFLADSQRRFETAWLSTLERGVAARVFRADLDVRLTYRFVRDTVWVAASWYRPGGQHSPEEIARQYLSMVLDGIAVRE; encoded by the coding sequence GTGCCTCCTACGAAGCCCCGTACGCCCCCTGCGAAGAAGAAGCCCCAGGTGACCGCCGCGCCCGCCCGTCGCCGCGAACTCCTCGAGACCGCCGCCGAGGTCTTCGCCGAGCAGGGCTACAACGCCACCACCGTGCGCAAGATCGCGGACCACGCGGGCATGCTCGCGGGCAGCCTCTACTACCACTTCGACTCCAAGGAGTCGATGCTCGAGGAGATCCTGCGCAGCTTCCTCGACGAGCTGTGGGACGGCTACGACACCGTCCTCGCCGCCCCGCTGGGCCCCCGCGAGACCCTCGAGGCGCTGGTCACCGAGTCGTTCCGGGAGATCGACCGGCACCGCGCCGCCGTCGCGATCTACCAGAAGGAGAGCAGGCAGCTCGTGGTGCAGGAACGGTTCGCGTTCCTCGCCGACTCACAGCGCAGGTTCGAGACGGCGTGGCTCTCCACGCTGGAACGCGGAGTCGCGGCCCGGGTCTTCCGGGCCGATCTCGACGTCCGTCTCACCTACCGGTTCGTCCGCGACACGGTGTGGGTCGCCGCGTCCTGGTACCGGCCCGGCGGGCAGCACAGCCCGGAGGAGATCGCCCGCCAGTACCTGTCGATGGTGCTGGACGGCATCGCCGTCCGTGAATAG
- a CDS encoding CoA transferase subunit A yields MSDKTMSAEEAVSRLESGMTLGIGGWGSRRKPMALVRALLRSEVTDLTVVSYGGPDVGMLAAAGRIRRLVAAFATLDSIPLEPHYRAARESGALELTEVDEAMFLWGLRAAAHRLPFLPVRAGLGSDVMRVNPGLRTVTSPYEDGETFVAMPALRLDAALVHVNRADRLGNGQYLGPDPYFDDLFCEAADAAYVSCERVVDTAELTKEAPPQSLLIKRHTVTGVVEAPNGAHFTSCAPDYGRDEAFQKRYATTPWAQFAARYLAGDEQAYRSAVGEDS; encoded by the coding sequence GTGAGTGACAAGACGATGAGCGCCGAGGAGGCCGTCTCCCGTCTGGAGAGCGGCATGACGCTCGGCATCGGCGGCTGGGGTTCGCGCCGTAAGCCGATGGCGCTGGTGCGGGCGCTGCTGCGGTCGGAGGTCACCGACCTCACCGTGGTCTCGTACGGCGGCCCCGACGTCGGCATGCTCGCGGCGGCCGGGCGGATCCGCAGGCTGGTCGCCGCGTTCGCCACGCTGGACTCGATCCCGCTGGAGCCGCACTACCGGGCGGCCCGCGAGAGCGGGGCGCTGGAGCTGACGGAGGTCGACGAGGCGATGTTCCTGTGGGGGCTGCGTGCGGCGGCGCACCGGTTGCCGTTCCTGCCCGTGCGGGCGGGCCTCGGCTCGGACGTGATGCGGGTCAACCCCGGCCTGCGCACGGTGACGTCGCCGTACGAGGACGGGGAGACGTTCGTGGCCATGCCCGCCCTGCGGCTGGACGCGGCGCTGGTGCACGTCAACCGGGCCGACCGGCTGGGCAACGGTCAGTACCTGGGGCCGGACCCGTACTTCGACGACCTGTTCTGCGAGGCGGCGGACGCGGCGTACGTCAGCTGCGAGCGCGTCGTCGACACGGCCGAGCTGACGAAGGAGGCGCCGCCGCAGTCGCTGCTGATCAAGCGGCACACGGTGACGGGGGTGGTGGAGGCTCCGAACGGGGCGCACTTCACGTCCTGCGCACCCGACTACGGCCGGGACGAGGCGTTCCAGAAGCGGTACGCGACGACGCCCTGGGCGCAGTTCGCCGCCCGCTACCTCGCCGGGGACGAACAGGCGTACCGGTCGGCGGTCGGGGAGGACTCGTGA
- a CDS encoding enoyl-CoA hydratase family protein gives MGVSTSSPEKGAEKGIALVTVDFPPVNALPVHGWFALADAVRAAGRDPGTRCVVLAAEGRGFNAGVDIKEIQAQGAGALIGANRGCFEAFAAVYECEVPVVAAVQGFCLGGGVGLAGNADVIVASEDAVFGLPELDRGALGAATHLARLVPQHLLRALYYTSRTVTAAELQAHGSVWRVTPPGELRAAALELAGEIAAKDGELVRLAKAAINGIDPVDVRRSYRFEQGFTYEASVGGVADRVRDAFGRVAREESSGE, from the coding sequence AAAAGGGAATCGCGCTCGTCACGGTCGACTTCCCGCCGGTGAACGCCCTGCCGGTGCACGGCTGGTTCGCCCTGGCCGACGCCGTGCGCGCGGCCGGCCGCGATCCGGGCACGCGGTGCGTGGTGCTGGCCGCCGAGGGGCGGGGCTTCAACGCGGGCGTCGACATCAAGGAGATCCAGGCGCAGGGGGCGGGCGCGCTGATCGGCGCCAACCGCGGCTGCTTCGAGGCGTTCGCGGCGGTGTACGAGTGCGAGGTCCCCGTCGTGGCGGCCGTCCAGGGGTTCTGTCTGGGAGGGGGCGTCGGCCTCGCGGGGAACGCGGACGTGATCGTGGCGAGCGAGGACGCCGTGTTCGGGCTGCCGGAGCTGGACCGGGGCGCGCTGGGCGCGGCCACCCATCTGGCCCGGCTCGTGCCCCAGCATCTGCTGCGCGCCCTCTACTACACCTCGCGCACGGTCACGGCGGCCGAACTGCAGGCGCACGGCTCGGTGTGGCGGGTGACGCCCCCCGGTGAACTGCGCGCGGCCGCGCTGGAGCTCGCCGGTGAGATCGCCGCGAAGGACGGCGAGCTGGTGCGCCTGGCCAAGGCCGCCATCAACGGCATCGATCCGGTCGACGTGCGCCGCAGTTACCGCTTCGAGCAGGGGTTCACGTACGAGGCGAGCGTCGGCGGCGTGGCGGACCGGGTCCGGGACGCCTTCGGCAGGGTCGCACGGGAGGAGAGCTCGGGTGAGTGA